CTTAGATTTGGTAGATGTTTAGGCTAATATTCAAGTGCTCAGGGCAAAAACATGCTCTTCTTCCATTTAAGACTCAAATAGTGCCGGCCGACCTGACTGACCAAAAGAGAATGACTGGATATCTACAGAAAGCTTGACTTGTTGTGTACAGGTTGACTGCAAAGACGTGTGAAGCTCTGGAGGTATAAATGAGATCCTCCGGTGTCCTGTTACAGGTCAAACGCTGAGCTTTCACAATCTCAACGGCTGCGCTCCAAAACATTTGGCTGCAGTTGATGCACACACATCAAGTCTGCAGAGACGTTATGACACTCTGGGTTTGCAATGATGGGTATTTTTGGTTTTGCAGATGCAAGGGAGAACTGGAAATCAGGAAAATCCTCCTGGAATCACTAAACCTCCAACAGGAGCCTCACGTGTCCATGTCCGTGTCGAAGATGCATCATCTGCGTGAGCAGTGGAAAGACAGATTCAGAAGCAGCCTGCCATCCTCACCAGGTACCTAACCTCAGAGATCCAGTGCCAGCAAAGACCAGATCAGACCGGTTTCTGCTGAATCTGATCTTTTGTCTATTTAGCAGGTAACTCAACGTTCCTCCAGGACTCCGGAAACTCCAGCTGTTGCAAACAGTTCTGTCAGGTCTTCATTAAAGGTGAGCGATCAGATGCATTCCACTATGTTTTCACTGTAATTACTGCTGTACAGCTACAGTATAAATACTTCACACTTCATTAAGGAAAGCAAGGCTTTGATaccatttcttttctttggcCTCGTATGACACTGGCCTCATTATGCATGTATTCTCTTGTGTAAATGCACCAGATTTGGGCTGGGAACAGTGGGTGGTTTATCCAGAAAGCATCACCTTTGTCCAGTGCCGATCCTGCTCTTCTGAGAGCGCAGACGCACCTGAACAGGTGCATTACATCTACATCTTGTTTAGTCCATGAGTTATCTGTTAAGATTTTTCCTCTCATCTACGGGCCTCAGACTGATGAAGTGCTTCAGATGATCTCGTCTCTGGCTCAGATCTTAATTGTCTTCCACAGTGCTGCAAGCCAAAAGCTCATGACATCGTCCCGATCCTCTACATggacaactggagcagtttggtTCTGTCCTCGCTGAGTCTGATCCGTGAGTGCGCCTGCGACCCTGGACAGCACACGCAGGACCCAGAGGTCATGATGCCGTTCTAGATAGCCTTCCTGACCCACGGGTCATGTGACAGAGAGCCACAGAAATGCAGTAGAAAAGCACCGCTTTTGGGATTTGTAGGTTTATAGCTAGGCAAACATATTTAGCATCTTTTGACTTTTGCTGCTGTTGGGAGTCAGACTCTCAGACTCTTGTGGGCTGTAAGAGTGGACTCATATAAAGTTCTCAGAAAAGCCTAAAAGGTTCCTAATCTAAGCTTGTTTTTTGACTTTAACAGAAATGGACAATGGACCTTCTGTTATAAATCAGTTCAAGGCCAAATCTGTTTTTAACTTCAGGCTTTTATGGGGCTGTGGCTGCAGCGGCCAGCGAATGTTCCCTGAAAAAATGCGATGGAGCAACTCTGCCAAACCTTTCACTGAGCGAGTCTGACGACCAAACTGTGTTGCATCCACAATTACCTTCCTTTAATTCGAATTCTAAAGTCGGTTATTCATCAAACGAGGTGTCAGGCGTGTTCGTTAGCGATAACAAAACTGCATGTCAAGAAACAAAATTTTTGTAGACAAGAATTTAACACACATTCCAGCAAGAACGTTTCGACTGCATGTTTGCAAAAACCATCTGGCCATAAATCAGCATAATTTCAAAATCAATGTGGGAACAGTTTCAACCtggcattatatatatttgaatgttgcGTAACTTGACTTCCATGTTGTAGGCTACACACCGTTGTATTAGAAAATATCAAAACCGTTAAATGTAATCCAGGAATGAGAAACTAACTTTCACATGCATGTTTAGCTAGCATTAAACAGGATTTACGCTTGTATCAgcagaatgttttattaaagaaagCTTTCATGGCATAAAGATGTGATGTCCTTACTTCCCTTGATAAAAGCTCCATacaacatttctttcttttttatagtttgtgtgtgttatttctGAAAGCTTCGAATGCTGAAAGGATTTATCAGTCTGCTAATTTTTCAGTGGTTAGTAATGATTTCAGACACAGGTTACTTGCAGAGCATTTCTGAAATGAGCGGCTTATTTTGGAAGTTTATTGGCACACAGTgtttgaaagtgtgtgtgtgtgtgtgtgtgtgtgtgtgtgtgtggctgttgCGCAAAGCCTCGATAGCTCTCTGCTCCTCCTGGCTTCAGACAGACTCCACAGACCCGGGCCGTCTGACCTTGAACACTAAAGAGAAGACAAGCAAACAGACGCAGGAACGACTCGTCCTTCTGAAACAGTATGGCCTGTGTGAGATCGTCCTGGCTGCGATGGGCAACGCTGCTTTCGGTCATGTCCTGTGTGTTTGCTCACGAGAACAGCTGGGAGTGTTTGGACAAGGACGAGATTATTACTGAGATGTCCAAGGACGCGGAGATGCCGTCTGACTGTGTGCTGAGCTGCACGGTGCTCTCTTACCGACAGATTGCAGACAGACAGCGGAGGCTCACGGTCCGCTTCCGAGACTCTCAGCCCGGTAAGAGTCCGCTGTGTGTTACACGAGTTAAACAAAACCAGGGTCCGTATGAAGAATGGAAACCAACGGTGTGCAGAAATGggatacactatatatatatcaaggctgtgcagaaataaaaaaaaagtgtatactcgtactaaaagtt
This window of the Puntigrus tetrazona isolate hp1 unplaced genomic scaffold, ASM1883169v1 S000001111, whole genome shotgun sequence genome carries:
- the gsdf gene encoding gonadal somatic cell derived factor isoform X2, whose product is MRLLLCVVAVLFGSPLGETFVVLHPSHEASAVKVYRCKGELEIRKILLESLNLQQEPHVSMSVSKMHHLREQWKDRFRSSLPSSPGNSTFLQDSGNSSCCKQFCQVFIKDLGWEQWVVYPESITFVQCRSCSSESADAPEQCCKPKAHDIVPILYMDNWSSLVLSSLSLIRECACDPGQHTQDPEVMMPF
- the gsdf gene encoding gonadal somatic cell derived factor isoform X1, with product MRLLLCVVAVLFGSPLGETFVVLHPSHEASAVKVYRCKGELEIRKILLESLNLQQEPHVSMSVSKMHHLREQWKDRFRSSLPSSPAGNSTFLQDSGNSSCCKQFCQVFIKDLGWEQWVVYPESITFVQCRSCSSESADAPEQCCKPKAHDIVPILYMDNWSSLVLSSLSLIRECACDPGQHTQDPEVMMPF